One Vicia villosa cultivar HV-30 ecotype Madison, WI linkage group LG5, Vvil1.0, whole genome shotgun sequence genomic window, ACGTGTATGGATCGTCAAAACTCCTCGATTTGGTGCCAAACTTCAAGAACGAAAGTgaaactttttgattttttgagTGCTCGGATTAGAGGTTTTGGTTGCAGATTTTTTTTGTGAACCCTAGCATCTGGCCTTGATCAGTATATATATGAGATTGATTAGGGCAAATAAAATTGAaggaaatctctttgaatcaataATTCAATGtgatgaaaatttgattgaaattatgaagaaatttTCCTTAATTAtggctcaatttcaatcttttttcacCAATCCTTTTGTGCACGAAATTTGTATCCAATAttgtgtttaaatgatgattgaattgattggaaatagaatcaaatcaaatttcttgttatttacatgatttattttgatttttattcacttttaatatgaataaaaattcataataaatcacataattcaagTAAATTCGTAGCAATTGGTTATTGGGCtttagatgacttgtggatcaaggttGAATAAAAAtatcttaggcccatttgcaaaaatattcaaatttcttcacatttttccctccaaaatagcccaactttAGCACGGCCTATCTCCtttaatttttgaggtatgggggtgttctaggactttttagaaaccttagagagtcccctAACCAGtgtatttggtctcatgtcaaaattattttctatgctccttgtgtgtccttttgaaaaaagtgtctttttgttgacttttgaaaaggacctgtaatgttttggtccatatctctcaaatgaagcaattttagacttggcatgtgagagacaaaattgtagagaatcaaatttccttcaatttgagctttggatggaaaatttctgatgttccatgtggaagttatggctggtcaaagttcagttgacttttcctatacaaaccctaatttagaaactttttgatttgtggattttttatctttccttgatgaactatgatcaattcttgatcaaatggtgaatgatatttCACTATGAGGATCTtgccaaaaaatcaggagttttgactttactttgaccacagttgacttttaggttagcttagtcgattgttgacttcttgaacaattgagtgaccaatcttttaagatgagacttgatatttgctatggagattatgtgagatatattgagccatacgagatgccttggagccattgattcactatttttccttttaataagccaaaccctaattctctgatctttgcttaggagagtgtgtcttgaaactttgttttgatttgaatttgaataggagaaaatgtatgggcaaattttggggtatgacacacactaACGAATTTGGGTTGTGGAAAACTAAGATGCAAGAAATTTTAATTCAAGGGAAGTGTATTGGTTCTTTGAAGAGTGAAACATTGATGCCTATAGGGCTAAAACAAATACATAAGACCGAGATGTTGGATAAGGCAGGAGTACCATTATCTTGTGCCTCGGGGATAAAGTTCTAAGAGATATCGCCAGGGAGCAAATTGCGGTTGCTATGTGGGAAAAACTTGAATAATGTATATGAAAAAGTCTTTGGCTCACAGGTTATATCTAAAACGACAACTCTATTCATGCTAAATTGTGGAGAATAAATCCATAGCAGAGCAACTTATAGAATTTCACAAGATTATCGATGATCTGGAAAATATTGAAGTAAAGATTGATGATGAGGACAAGGCTTTGCTCTTGTTGAGTTCATTACTCGGATCCTTTGAGCCCTTTAAGGATGCCTTTTTTTATGGTAAGGAAGGTACtattactttggatgaagtcCAGACGGCGCTGAaatccaaagaattttcaaagtCGAAAGGTTTAAAGATTGAAGAAAGTGGTGGAGGCTTAAATGTGTCAAGAGGAGTAGGTGAGCGTAAAGGAATTTCCAAATCAAAGAGGTCTGACAAGTCAaaggtaaaatgttttaattgtcaTAAAATCGGTCACTTTAAAAAGGATTGTCCCGAGAGAAAGGTCAATGAAGATTCTGTTCAAGCTGCAATTACCTTGGGTGAGGAAAGTTATGAGTATGCCGAAGCACTAGTAATAACGAATTTGGAAACTGAAGATAGTTGGTTCGCTGAATCAGGTTGATCTTATCTCATGTGTCCAAGAATAGAATACTTTTAAACTTTGAAGATAGTGCAATGTGGAGTAGTTTGCCTTGGTGATAATAAAGCAGTAAGGTTCATGTTATTGGTACGGTcagatttaaaatatttgatgatCGTGAACTTCTTATTCACAATGTGAGGTACGTTCCAGAACTCAAGCGAAATTTGTAATCTATAAGTATGTTTGATGATCTAGGCTATTGTACTAGAGTTGAACATGGAGTGTTGAAGATTTCACGTGATGAATTGATTATTGCTAAAGAATATAAAATATGTTGTCTACATATTTTAGAAGATTCAAATGTTGTTATTCGCTCCTCGTTAACTAGTAGAGGCTTTCATGACAAGGAAGAACCATGGGATTTGAGTTTAAGGTAATATGAATGCCTTGAGAAAGTTTTGAAGGAGTATAATGAATTTTGCAGAAATCAAGGGATAAAAATGCATGTTACCGCtgagttgttattgagttttGAAGGAGTTTTTGGAGTATAATGAATTTTAGGGTTTAAACAACTTACTTGGCAGAGAATTTCTTCAGAGGGAGAATTGTGAAAACCAATGAAGAAACTTGTCAAAAACTATAGCGGAGAAAACTCAGTTTGAGGTGAGTTTTCTACTATGGATGCTAGTATTAGTGGGGAAACGGTTACAGAGATTTATGATTATCATTTTACTCGTGATAAGGTAAGGAGGGTTATTGAGCATCTCAAAGGGACGGTTATGCTAGCCTtggatattatatttttaatttggatGAAGGACTGCaaaatgaaagaagaaaaacctTCAGGGAGGCATTTGAAAATAGGTGGAGTCAATGGTGGTTGAAAAATTATACTTGTAGGCTTGTTAAATTACCTAGGCAGAAAAAGGTAATTTGAAACAAGTGGATGCAAGTGGCGAGATCAAGATTCAAGGgttgtttgaatttgatcaagATTTTGATTAGAGTTTCAACTTGATAGAGAACAGTAATGTTGTTGATGGTTAAATTGGTATCAATATGGTTTAAAGTCAATGTGGATATTTTTGAAGTATGCCTTATAAAGGCAAATGTTTTTGggaaacctttggagttatctaaggggattcttatattgagagttggagaggttgagaaacacttgggtagaaaatagagTTTGTTCTTTGAGACTGCgaaggctattttcttgtaactcatccgtaatctcttgtaacaactttctgagtatagtAAATTGGAGAGTTGCCCTCTTCCCCAGAGTAAATCATATGATCGAACTAGGTAAACAAACCTTCGTATTTTTCTCTCCTTATTCTATTATATTATCTATATGTGAATTATCATTGTTGTAGACCATTGATTTGGTGTAATATTAATAAGAAAGAGAGAAGAACGAAGGAGATAGAGAGAAAAGAGGGAGTTGATTGCTTGCTAGCAAGTGAGAGGCATGTAGTTATTTTGGTGTGAAAGAAAATTTGATAGTATTAGCTAATCAAAGTTTGACACTTGTAATCAAAAGAGAGGGTTTTGGAATGATTTGATTTGGACATTATGTATTTTGTATAAGTTAGATAATAGATATAGTAGACTCCTGTGTTCTCTCAATTAATTATATTTCTAGGTACGTTGTTGATTTGGGTGATGTtgaaaagaaagagagagagagagagagagagagagagagagagagagaaatgaaGGGGATAGTGAGAAAAGAAGGAGTTGATTGCAAGAAAGTGAGAGGTGTGTACTCCCTCCGCTTCTTTTtaagtgtaatttttttttttactttttacacaTACCAAAAAAACGAGTTTGGATCTCCTCCATTTCTTTAAGAGTTCAGTTATCCGGTTCATCTCATCGATTTTTTACACGTGGCGATTAACAACTTTAATGGCTCGGAATTTATGTTTAAAAATTGATagtaatgaattaaaaaaataatagaaacacgtttctctttcttgtttcaacccatctctcatctctttttcttttcaatccaCATCACTTTCTCTTTTAAGACCCACACTAATATTAAATTTGATTCTCTTTTAGAATCCTCCACCACTTGCCACGGTGACGCCAACCACCCATTTTGCTGATCTATTCATCGTCGTCGATTATTGCAGGGCTGGTGTATAGTTTGATTTGCACTTGGAGATTTTTAGATCTGACTAAGTTTGCCTCTAAGATCGGGAAATTCTTTGCCACTGGTATATGACAACAATGTTTTTCACGATATGCCTATGCGAAAAGCACAATgaacattaattttaatgatgctTTTATTTACTAGTTTTTCCCAAAATTTTTGACGAAATAATTTCTGAAATCTTTGCAAAGTGGACTAAGAAAAATACCCAGAACTGTTTTGCAATTTTTCACCaataatttttaaagaaaatctcAAATGAAACATAGATAATAAGGACAGTGAGTAGGATGTGACCAAGATTTGAAGAGAATGCGACTATATTTTTTTCTGGACGAAATGGGCTTTTCTACTCATTGAAAATGAgttacacaaagaagaagaagaagaagaagaagaagaagaagaagagagacaACCATGTGATTCCctatttttgttttaaacaaatacTTAATTTCCACCTTTTAATCTTAGCGGTTGATGCCTCGTGTCATTCATCTATGGAGAGAACTTGAAAACTGGAGAGATGTAGTACTGGAGCGAATCCGAACTTCAAAAACACTAGTCATTATTGAAACCTTTTAAACAATAATTATCTTTTTGCGTATAATGCCCTcaatttttattactttattttacTTTCTTCTCTCTATTTAATAAATGATTAGGAATAATTTTTACATAATAACAATAAttactattttaaaatttgaaatgacacttaaaaaaaataatttatttttaaaaaaaatgacaatTAAAAAGAAAGGAGACAATAGTTGTTTTGGTGTGaaataaaatttgattgtataattactcaaaaaaaaaattttgttagTATTAGCTAATCAAAGTTTGACACTTGTAATAAAAAGAGAGAGGTTTGGAGTGATTTAATTGGGACATTAATTATTTTGTACAAGTTAGATAATAGATATAGTAGACTCACTCATGTGTTCTCTCACTCCGTTGACGCACCCATTGACGCATTCCATATTCACCTGCTCATCTTTCTATTGCTGTCGTATTGCTGAAGCTGCTCATACAGCAATGTCcaccatcaccaccaccacctcATCGTAAGTTCATATTTTCTGAACTCCTTTGCATGTTCTATGACTTGTAGTAGTAACCtagtatagtttttttttttgacaaaagtaACCTAGTATAGTTAATTATTAATACATTCTCTCATTTTATTCTAACTTGTTCAATTAATACACCTTTCAAACCTATTTTCCCCTTTCCATCAATGATTTCGTTTTCTCGAATTTGGATTCTTCAAATATCGTTTATTAATTATATCAGCTATTATTTATCAATTTGTTGCATGAATTAATACCTGAtcaatttaattgataaaattaaTTAGATTTCTCATtggtaataaattaatttattgaaaTGAACTCAATTATTTGTGTTCTTTATGCTAAACTTGTTTTCAACTGTGTTGCATCAATTCATGTTTTTTTTGAGTTCATGCTACATTTGTTCAAACAACTGATAGTATGAAGAATATACTAATTCATGCTGCTTATTATGATATACTGACACACTAATTATAACCATATAATTTTTTCTTGCATTTGCAAATTTTCAGctttacaacaacaatgtaaaaTACATCATCCTCGGCAAGTTAGTTTTGGCTTTTACAAACTTCAATGGCTTGTAGTATCCTCCAAAGTGGCTCTTCTCCTAAGGTGACATGGAAATATGATGTGTTTGTGAGCTTTAGAGGCGAAGACACACGCAACAATTTCGCTGATCATCTTTTTGGTTCTCTCAGTAAAAAGAACATTGTTGTCTTCAGAGATGATACACAAATCAAGAAAGGGGAACATATATCATCTGAGCTTCAACAGGCCATTGAAGGTTCCCATATTTTAATTGTTATCTTCTCAAGAAACTATGCTTCTTCCACATGGTGCTTGCAAGAACTCGCAAAAATTGTTGATTGCATTCAAGTATCAGGACAAACTGTTCTACCTATTTTCTATGATGTTAGTCCATCTGATGTAGGGAAGCAAAGGGGAAATTATGAAAACGCCTTTCGTGAGCATGAAGAAAGATTCAAAGCAAATTTAGAGGTAGTGCAAAGATGGAGGGAGGCCTTAATACACGTAGCCAAACTCTCTGGTTGGGATGTAAGGGACAAGTAAGTAGTCTTTTCTATGTTTGGAATAAGTTGCTTAATTactttgtcaattaatttttgtAGTTTTTGTTAAGGGTTGTCATGTGACGGTTTTGTATTTCCATCCTCTGGTATTTTAGGCCACAATATGCAGAGATTGGAAATATTATTAAAGAGGTAACATGCTTATTGGgaaacaaatcttcaagtttaCCCGGCGATATAGTTGGGATGAACTCACCAATGGAAGAACTAGAAAAGCTTCTAAATTTGGACTCAAATGACGATGTTCGAGTTGTAGGGATTTGTGGAATGCCTGGAATAGGAAAGACAACTCTGGCTACTGCTTTGTATGCCGAATTCTCTAATCAATTTGATGCTTGCTGCTTTATTGTTGATGTAAGTAAAACTTATGGAGACCATGGCTCAATTGGAGTACAAAAGCAACTTCTATGTCAAACTCTGAAAGAAGAAAATCTTCAGATACACAATCTTTCTATGGGTTCAAATTTGATCCAAACTAGGCTATGTCAAATGAAATCCCTTGTTGTTCTTGACAATGTTGATAAAGCTGAACAACTGGATAAATTGGATATGAAACGAGAATGGCTAGGGACAGGGAGCAGAATAATCATAATTTCTAGAAATTGGCATATCTTAAGAGAGCATGGAGTAGATGAAGTATACAGAGTTCGACTCTTGGATCGTAATAATGCCCTTCAACTTTTTTGCAGGAAAGCTTTCAAAAGTGATGATATCATGAGTGATTACATACACTTGACAGATGAGGTACTAACATATGCCAATGGCCTTCCATTAGCAATTAAAGTGTTGGGCACATTTTTGTATGGTCGAGATGTCTCTGAATGGAGAAGTGCATTGGCACGATTAAGGGAGAATCCAAATTTAGATATTATGGGTGTGCTCCGAATTAGTTTTGATGGACTAGATGATACAGAAAAGGATATATTTCTAGATATTgcttgtttttttaataaaaaagaggAGACATACGTGAAGAGAGTTTTAGATTTTCGTGGGTTTCATCCTGAAATTGGTTTAAGAGTTCTCATTGATAAATCATTCATAACCTGTGAGAAGGGGAGAATTTTTATGCATGATTTGTTCAAGGAACTGGGCAAGAGTATCGTTAGAGAAAAATCACCTAAAGAACCAAGAAAGTGGAACAGGATTTGGGACTACAAAGATGTCCACAATGTTGTCTCAGAAAACATGGTAAAATAGTTGAAATAAAAGTATTGCTTAGCATTTTTCTATAATTGATTAATAACTTTAAGGTATCTATCATATTTTAAGTCATTTGTAATACAGGCAACAGGAAACCTTGAAGCCATGATTTTGAGGCGTTATCCAGAAAATATTGAAGAAATACAGGATATGACAACATTAAAGGCTGAAGCTTTAGCACAAATGAGACGCCTTAAATTGCTCATGCTGTGGAATTTGAATTTCTCAGGAAGTCTCAATTTTCTTTCAAGTGAATTGGGGTATCTTTGTTGGGACAAATACCCTTTCACTAGTTTGCCATCAAGTTTTCAACCAAATAAACTTGTTGAACTGATTCTACCTCACAGCAACATCAGGCAACTATGGGAGGGAAGAAAGGTACCATAAACGTGGTTATGagcctttgtttttgtttttgtttttttgatgaACACATAAGAAGTGTTTATCTCATATTGTTTCCTCTTTCACTGCAGCCTCTACACAATTTGACACGGATTGATCTCTCTCACTCGAAAAATCTTATAATGATGCCAAGTTTTTTGGAGATTCCAAATCTTGAGTTGCTAGATCTTGAAGGGTGTATAAAACTCATGCAGATTGATCCATCCATTGGTTTTCTAGAAAGGCTTTtcaaattaaatttgaaaaattgtAAAAATCTGGTCAGTATTCCTAACAACATTTTTAGTATGAGTTCTCTCAAGCATCTAAATCTCTCTGGCTGTCCAAAATTACTCAATAATCAGCTGTTAGGAAGACAAAGACAAATAGAGCAATTGGATAACAAGGAAACTGCCACCCAATACCAGTCGACATCACGCATCCTCAAAGTTCTAAAGCCATCCTTTCGATTTTCGTTTTTTCAAAAACATGATGATTCTGTTGGTTTAATGTTACCTTCGTTGTCTCGTCTGTCGCGTTTGCAATATCTTGATTTAAGCTTCTGCAATCTTTTTCAAATCCCTAATGCTATTGGGCTGTTACATTCCTTAGAAATCCTAAACCTGGGGGGAAACAACTTTGTGACACTACCTTCTAGCATCAAGGAACTTTCCAAACTTAGACAATTGAACTTGGAGCATTGTAAGAAGCTGCAATTTTTTCCTGAGCTCCCATCAAATACTATTTTGCCAGTAAGAAAAACATTTTTTGGTAGATATGTAGCTGGATTATATATATTCGACTGCCCCAGTTTAATTGATATGGAATGCTGTTATAGAATGGCTTTTTCTTGGATGATACAACTCCTTCAGGTGCCTACTCTATCCTTTTACCTTTTGTCTATATCTATTTTTATGTGATTGAACTAATACTACTCAGCTAATTTATCTGGTATAAGGTGCACATGCAATCTGATCTTCCAATGGGTCAGATTGATATTGTTATTCCCAGAGCTCAAATTCCAGTATGGTTTAGCAAACAAAATGCGGGCAGTTCGATAAGCATGGATCCATCACCTATTATGGATGACAAGAATTGGATAGGTGTTGCTTGTTGCTTAACATTTGTAGCGCATGATGATCCAACTAATTTAGGTGAAGGATTGTCGCCTCATATTGGGTTTGGTTTTCAAAATAAGCAACGCGGGCGCTTTCCGGTTATTCCCATACATCTTGAAAAAGATCTGGTTACCGTTGAGTTGGATCACTTTTTGCTCATTTTTTTCACTAAGGAAGAGTTTATTGATTATTATGTGAGTTATATAACAAAGGGATTGCATGATATTAGTGGTATTGAATTGACAGCTATTGTGGAGCAGCCCATTGGTTTGCACTTAGAGGTTAAAAATTGTGGTTATCGCTGGATAATTAAGGAGGATCTGGAACAGTTAATCCCACAAACAATTTACAGTGGAAGTGGAAATTCATCAGTTCAAATCAAGTATGTAACAAATGATTAGCCATATTGAGCTGATTAATGAACAGCCCAGAAATTCCATAGAATCATTGTTAAATATATTGTTTAAAGATAGACATGATAGAATAGATACGACAATTGAAACATGTTTATAAGAAATATTTGATGATGACTATTGATAATGCACTCAAGTGTCTTATGCATATGAGTTGGTAAGTTAAAGAATGTAAATAAATCAGTACTAATCATGGCTCATAATATCCATGAATATTGACTATAATTGTACCTAAAAATGGAGTACACGAAGACTGATATAAACAAGTGTATTTGGTGCAACGGTAAGTGGGTATAACCTATCAATTTATAAGATAACAATCTTAGTATCATACATCATGGACCTTAGCTAAAGGTTGGTTATATTTTGGGGTATCGTTGTTTCCACCCTTTAAGTGTTATTCTACATCACTATAAAAAGTTTAAAATGTCTCTAgcgttcgaagatgcatctccaaattcaCTTATTTTAACCATTTTTCTATCCAAATTGAAGAGACGTCTCTATTATGTCAAATTTTAATCAGAAGATGCATCTCCGCAAACACCAATTATTCAAATAGTTGTGGGTGATCTATAGTTACAAGAGCGTGATTGTTTGAAATCGGCTAACCACAGAAGGAAGATTTTGCATATGGTGCATCCCATTGCTGCTTGGTTCACTGATGTTATCCTCTATTTCGGTCTTGTCGACTTATGTTCTTCGGCTTACATGATCATAAACCTTGACATGTAGGCGACTTTTGTTGAGAGGTGACATTCAAAGACGTCATCGTTCCACCCACCTATAGGCGAGATGACCATCACCTTGAATGACGTCTCTTGCCTCCTGCATCTTCCCATCAAGAGTAGATTATTAGGCCCCGGGAGGATCAGTCGAGAGGAAGGCGTCGACTTGATAGTCACCTATTTGGAGGCTGATCCAAATGAGGCCTCATAGGAGGCACATGAAACTAGAAGTGTTCACgctaaatttatttttttggaaaagCTTTATAAAAAAACATCTGCAGTGGGCCCTGGATTCCGTAGGCAATGATATGCAGGTTGGGTACCACCGCCATTGCGCATTGAGGTGTTACCTCTTATTTCTGGTTGGCACGTCcatgtttgtggacaaaagtgcaacctatgTCGATATCGTCTACCTTAATTATTTTGTTGACCTGACTTTGATTCACGAGTAAAAATGGGAGTCGCTTGTTTGGTTTACCTGTACTCTAAGCTGGCCAAGAGTTTTCTTTGGAAGACAAAGCAGATGACAGGGAGTTGTACGCTGCTTATGGTAATTTCTTGTTAATAATATTTTCATAATTCATTTGTTACACTTGTTACCAATATTTTATCTGAGCTATTTTCAGGGATGTGTAATCTCCTGGTTCTCTCGCATTACCGGGTGGGAAATTGCGACTGCCTATGATGAAGATTGGTCACGTGCAGCCGCATTGGTCACGTTGCAAGGAACTTGATGTGATACTATAGACTCAGCTGATACAAGAGGAGTATGGTCGTGATACCGAGGGCTACTTGACATGATTCTATATGGTGTCACACCCTATCATGACAAGATTCTATATGGTGTCACACTCTATCAtgacattatatattttaaaagttgttgatttataaTTATCAACaacttatttataaataaatgccGCTGTCAGGAGTTGAACCCTGAACCAACAACTCCCTTAACCAACTAACAAGTgtcagtttatatatatatatatatatatatatatatatatatatatatatatatatatatatatatatatatatatatatatatatatatatatatatatgagaagggatatatttactccaagagtaagtgttaaagacttactccaaatcttaaccattgattatcattaatctaacggttttgattaatttttatattgaaaaatgtttccaaaaataattagattaaatgatcagtTAATACCGTTAGATTAAtaataatcaatggttaagatttgga contains:
- the LOC131602481 gene encoding disease resistance protein RUN1-like, with amino-acid sequence MACSILQSGSSPKVTWKYDVFVSFRGEDTRNNFADHLFGSLSKKNIVVFRDDTQIKKGEHISSELQQAIEGSHILIVIFSRNYASSTWCLQELAKIVDCIQVSGQTVLPIFYDVSPSDVGKQRGNYENAFREHEERFKANLEVVQRWREALIHVAKLSGWDVRDKPQYAEIGNIIKEVTCLLGNKSSSLPGDIVGMNSPMEELEKLLNLDSNDDVRVVGICGMPGIGKTTLATALYAEFSNQFDACCFIVDVSKTYGDHGSIGVQKQLLCQTLKEENLQIHNLSMGSNLIQTRLCQMKSLVVLDNVDKAEQLDKLDMKREWLGTGSRIIIISRNWHILREHGVDEVYRVRLLDRNNALQLFCRKAFKSDDIMSDYIHLTDEVLTYANGLPLAIKVLGTFLYGRDVSEWRSALARLRENPNLDIMGVLRISFDGLDDTEKDIFLDIACFFNKKEETYVKRVLDFRGFHPEIGLRVLIDKSFITCEKGRIFMHDLFKELGKSIVREKSPKEPRKWNRIWDYKDVHNVVSENMATGNLEAMILRRYPENIEEIQDMTTLKAEALAQMRRLKLLMLWNLNFSGSLNFLSSELGYLCWDKYPFTSLPSSFQPNKLVELILPHSNIRQLWEGRKPLHNLTRIDLSHSKNLIMMPSFLEIPNLELLDLEGCIKLMQIDPSIGFLERLFKLNLKNCKNLVSIPNNIFSMSSLKHLNLSGCPKLLNNQLLGRQRQIEQLDNKETATQYQSTSRILKVLKPSFRFSFFQKHDDSVGLMLPSLSRLSRLQYLDLSFCNLFQIPNAIGLLHSLEILNLGGNNFVTLPSSIKELSKLRQLNLEHCKKLQFFPELPSNTILPVRKTFFGRYVAGLYIFDCPSLIDMECCYRMAFSWMIQLLQVHMQSDLPMGQIDIVIPRAQIPVWFSKQNAGSSISMDPSPIMDDKNWIGVACCLTFVAHDDPTNLGEGLSPHIGFGFQNKQRGRFPVIPIHLEKDLVTVELDHFLLIFFTKEEFIDYYVSYITKGLHDISGIELTAIVEQPIGLHLEVKNCGYRWIIKEDLEQLIPQTIYSGSGNSSVQIKYVTND